The genomic window CGTTCTGCTTATCAACATTCCATTCAATAACAAAGCAAATCCTGATAGTAAAAGTTGATCCCTTAATCAAAATTCAAGCGCAAACAAGAATCAAATTTGAGctgaaaaaagggaaaaaaaaaaaaaggatgaaaTGCAAAATAGAAAATTGTGTGAAGTGCGAGAGGCACTGCAATTAGATAGGGAAAAGAGAAACCTGGTTTGGAGGAGAAGATTGGAGCTCATACTGAATCTCGCGACGGAGAAGCCTCAGCATGTTCCCTTCGAAAGCTTCATTGCGCATTTCCGACAAGTAAGTCCTTCGAGCTAGCTGTGGAAGAAGCAATTTCtgatgatggtgatggtgatggtgatggtgatggtgatggtgaagaTGGTGAACTAGGGTTTTTCTGAGAGAACGGAACACGCGCGCCATTGAACTAGGGTTTTAGAGCTTCGAAGCAGTGTAGCTAGCAAGGTTTACGACATCAGAAACAAAGAAGGCAAAACTGTAGTTTTAGTATTTACAATTTAGGACtagtatttattttaattaactaatttactATTGAACGGTTGGGTTAAATAAGGACAAGCTTGCAATTTCATAATTTTGTGCGTTTTTTTTTCTTGGACTGTTATGTGTAATTAGAGATAATAAAATTGGGTGATATTTAATAGACaagtttcatttaaaattttataaatcaaATTTACTTATGAAattttctatcctattttacctTTCAAGTTCAACAAATATGTTCTAGAAGTTCAAAAACTTATGTCCGATTTTCACAAAAGCATTTCATAGATTTTTTTTTCCTGGGAGGTGGTTTAGATCAGCATATCCCATTCATTTTTCCAGtcctttcaaaattcaaatatttggAGCTTATTAATGAAATGCACCAATGGTGGAATAATCATTTCAATCCAAGTATAGCTACAAAATTGAAGCGTATAAATAACATATATACCAAGATAAACTTTTCACATTGTGCGTTTATATTGCATCAACCATGGGAAAAATGCATAATATACAACACATAATACTATAATAGCTTCCTAGTTCCTACAGTACCAATTCAACAGAAGCACAAATCATGGTTTTTCCCAAATAAAAAATCTTCCTTTCCAATATAGCCTCAAGAAAACTTGGAACATGATTAAATAACTATTCATTTCTgaggagaaaaataaaatcaatacACAACTCTATGACTTTTGAATTCTGATTAATTATGTACAATGACTCAAAATTTTCTTAAAACACTAACTCAGGAAAACCCTCAACCTTGGTTCTGGCCTTTTGGGTCTGGGTGAGAAGGATTTGGAGTTGCCTTTAAACTCTTGCCCTCTTCACCTAAATCTGGCTTTGATTTTGGAGAATTATGCTTATCAAGACGGTCTTCACCTACAGCTTTATTCGATTGTGAACTGCTACTTGCATCATTCGGTTCGGATGATTTTGGGGACTTCTTCTCAGCATCAGTTACCTGATTTTTCGCTAGGTTGCTGTCTGATTGTTTCTTTGATTCAACTACAATCTCCTTAACAGTCTCTTCAAGTTTCTCAAGCCTCTCTTTCACCTCCACGAGCTCCAGATtagattttgcttctttttcctcaGGGGGATTTAattccatttctttttctttttccttagcttcctcttcttctttctgttttcttttcttctctacaTCCTAACAAAATTTTTAGAGCAAGagggaaaataactaaaacaatgGATTACTTATCCTCTGTTTACTCGAAAGCAATAATTACAAGGTCAAATAGATATATACGCTTCCACAACAAATAATTGCAGAAATATGTATACATTATATATCAGATAAGAATTGATACAATCAAAGAACATGGAGTAGTCTTTAAAAGTGGATAGGTTTTCATTTATAAAGGGGTTACATAAACTGTACTTGGATGGAGCTCCAAACCAAGAAATGGTCTGATTTTGAAGAGACATAAGATCACGGAGGATCCTAACATCATTTATACAAAACTCAAAAAGTTTCACATGATAATATCAATCAAAAGGGGAGAAAGAACATACCGCCtccatttttctcatttcatatCGAGCATACTGCGCCACCAAATATACCGCTGGGGAAACAAATAAATTATTTAGATGTTGATATGAAGCTCATGCTTCAAGAATAACTGAACAAGGGTCAGTATCATACCCAATGAAGGCAAGCAGGCGAAAAAAAATTGTACCAGATGGAAATCATACCTgaacatacaaaaaaaaaaaaaagaatagagagtaagattttgaatttttttttctgccATTACCATCACACTAAAATTCAGTAAACTTAGCAGTAATAAAACAACTATCACCTTATTGATCTATGTTCATAAAAATCCAACAAACTTAAACTTTGGCTTCAAAACTAGCGGTTCATTCTTGCTAATGAAAAGGGAAACAGAGTAAACAAAGCTACGAATTTTCCCAACAAAAACAAACTAATCCTCTAAAAATAACTTGGCCTATACAACGATTTTGATCCAGTCTTCAATGTTTAAAATAAGCATCAATTCACATATCAGTTTGGTCTTAAATTGCTTGTCATCTCACAATACTAAGGACTAAAGTGGTATCCAAAATTTTGGTGGACCAAGATGAACACTTActcaaactaaaaagaaaaagctGAACTTGGATTCTTAAGCTTAAAGTTGAAGCCCAAGTACAATGCAGACTGAGTTAGTGAAGTGAATATAACACCTCAAACTAAATTAATATCAGATTTTGACTCCCCATTGAAGTAAACAAAGCACAAGAAACATTGCAGTGAAGGTGCTCGACGAAATGCCAAACAGAACAAAACCCAAATAATGATTAACCTCAACAACCAATTGCCAACAAATATTAAATCATCAAAAAAGGAAAACGTGAAAGAAAAGGGAAATGGGAATAATACCCAAATTTTTTCTTGTTAGGATTGTCGGAGAAGAGGATCTTAGCGGCGGTCATCATGTCGAGATTCTCGAGCATGCGGTACCTTTCGTCGGTGGTGGGAACGACGTCGTTTTTGTTGGCATTGCTGGAAGTGGTGCCTTTAGCATTGgtgcaaaacgacgtcgtttgagGAAAACCGAGTCGCTGCGAAAAGCGTAGCAAGCTTCTTCCTCGGCCACCAAACATGACGTTCACGACGTAAAAACCACCGCCTTCTCAACCTCAAGCTCAAA from Arachis ipaensis cultivar K30076 chromosome B09, Araip1.1, whole genome shotgun sequence includes these protein-coding regions:
- the LOC107618194 gene encoding splicing regulatory glutamine/lysine-rich protein 1, with the translated sequence MFGGRGRSLLRFSQRLGFPQTTSFCTNAKGTTSSNANKNDVVPTTDERYRMLENLDMMTAAKILFSDNPNKKKFGYDFHLVQFFFACLPSLAVYLVAQYARYEMRKMEADVEKKRKQKEEEEAKEKEKEMELNPPEEKEAKSNLELVEVKERLEKLEETVKEIVVESKKQSDSNLAKNQVTDAEKKSPKSSEPNDASSSSQSNKAVGEDRLDKHNSPKSKPDLGEEGKSLKATPNPSHPDPKGQNQG